The Halichondria panicea chromosome 17, odHalPani1.1, whole genome shotgun sequence DNA segment CACATCTATTGCTATGACGACACCCCTCCCCTCTAGCGAGGATGATGACGATGTGTACGAGTCGCCAGTTGAATCACCCTCACAActccacacccccacaccctcacaactcTACACACCTGCCCACTCGCCACCCCGCTTGCCAACTAAACTTGACTATCACGATGCCGAGAACACACCCACCAAGGAGACTGCTGCTATTACCATAGAAACTAGCGACTCTTCCTCTTCTGAAGATGACACTGACGAAATGGATAATTCTATTGCAGAAGAAGATGTCTCCATTGTCGAACAAGAAGTTTCTGATGAAGAAACAAGCATTCTTCAAATAAGCCAGCCTGTTGGAAACATATCTGGACCAGCTCCAACCAAAACCTCTCCCTTCCAAGACATAGCGCTAACCAGAGAGAAGCTTGTCTCAAGTGTATCCCCGAAACACGATCCGAAGACTAGGGAAATGAAACCATCTCTCTCTTCTCCAGCGGGCACATTCAGACTGCCGAGAGGGGGACTATCATCCAGCGTGTTGTTGAAGCACGAGAGCTCTGTGGGCAGTACTAACACGTTCTCCAGTCCATTCACTAGAAACCCTCAGAACACTACACCTGCTGTTAGTAACTCCCGCCTGTTTGCCCCTGTAACCAAGGCGATGACCCCTGCGTCCCAGTTCTTCTCTCCCGTGCCTTACCTCAGTGATCTTATTCAAGCTAAGAAGGATAAACTCCATTCTTCCTTCCAGCAATTAAAGCAGCGAGATCTCGACAATATTAAAACACCTCAGAGAACGACCTCTCCGATGGTCAACCAGTCGTCCTTTTCTGCCTCCATGGTCcctagtgtgggtgtggccacaGGCTCCTCGTACAATTTCTCTCCGCCCACTCAAGTTCAGGTTGACGCCCACACCATCAATGTCACACCACCTGAAGATTCTGAGTCGATGTCCTTTGTGTTTTCCCCACCCCTGACACGGTCTGCTGCACGTAGGAAACGAGATGATTCCTTCAGTGTGTCTAGGGAGAGCAGTGTGGAGCCCACCCTGCCCCCCTCTGGGGGGAGTGAGGTCAGGAGGAAGTCAAgaggaaggtgtgtgtgtgtgtgtgtgtgtgtgggtgtgtgtgtgtgtgtgtgtgtgtgtgtgtgttctgtgtgtgtgtgtgggaggagaaGGTATTGTAGTTATTCAGATGGTGAAGTGCTTACTGTGCATGCAAGCTCCAACTGTTTTCTGTACAAGCAAATAATTTATACCTAACGTCTGCTTACATGTTCAATCATGTCATGTATATATCATGTAGTACTTTATTTATGATGTCACTTAACCCCTACAGACCTCGGAAggtgcccctcccccctaatGATGACCCCGTGACCCTGGTGACTCCACCCACTGCACCACGCCTACTCAGAGAGCAGCCTAAGAAGTCGAAACCTCGAGTCAAATCTGGCATGGCCAGCCGTAGAAGTGCAAGGTTGCTGAGTGGAAAGAAATAACTCGCAATTAAAATTCTTGGTCGTTCTAAATTGAGTTATGTCcaatctaataattataatgcatatCTTAATTGTTTGTGTAAAGCTACTAGACTATAAACTTGTacactaattaatttttggcTATAAAATTATGCGAGATATTTCAGTGTTATGTCTTCGATTGGTATGAATACGTGGAACTTTTAATGGCATGTAAAATGAGTGATGCATGTAGACAACACAAGACAACACAAGTCGTGTTACTCTTACAACGCAATTAAGTGGCAATAAAAACTCAAGAAATAATGCATGCGTATATAtgactgggggggggggtgtaatGTGTATATATGATGGGGAGGTGTAATCATAAAAAATCAGCTTGTAATTAATGATAATACATCATAGACAGTGTACGTTGTTCATCAGTTAGCGCCATCTGGCCACTAAGCTTCGTGATACTTGATAAACCTCTTGGGCACTCATGTCAGTCTCTTGGCACAGATTATCCTCGATCCATTGCTGTCCTTTCATTCCAACCACTTCCCATTCAGCTCTGAATTGAGGGAAATATTCCTCCAGACATGAAATGGCCAAAGCTGTAGTCCATATGTTAGATTTCTCACTCTCTTCTTCTGATCCTGTCACGGCTGATTTTTTCGTTTCTTTCTCGATTAGTTTTCGGACTTCGTCTAGAGGTACTCCGACAGCGTACGAGAATGGTCTCACCATAGGCCACGCCCCACTGTACAGCTGCATCTGAATGAGTGGGCGGAGCTCTGAGGGTCGCCGGAGGTCATCCCAATCAGGGTCCATACTCGAGTTGCTGTCAGTGTCGGAAATAAAGTCTTCATCATCGCTTGAGCTCTcggaggagggggtggtccGATGTCCATTAGAGTGAACATACGGGGTTTTAACTCCATTAGTTCCGTTAGTGACAGGCGTGCGATAGAAGGAGGGGTAAACAAGCTTTCCCTTAGTATCGTCCCAGTGCAGCGTGGTCTTCTTCTGGCTGTGGTACTGAAGGTGGTCGTCTATCCGATGGCCGTTGTGGACCTCGATGGGGTCAGGGAGAACCAGGCCGATAGAGCTGGCCATTGTTTTGAGAGTGGTCCCAAGAGTGGTGAACGTATTGATGGCCATACTACACATCGTGGTAGGTTGAGCGGAGGTGGTGAGAGGTCCAACTTGTCTCTTGCGATTTCTACTCTGCATCTTTCGCAACTGGTCCAAACGTTTCTGACTATACGAGGAGGTCTTCTTGgcagtgagggtgtgtgaggtgattGTAGGCGGCTTGGGTGGGAGGAGTTGCTGTactagaccacaccccctgaaGCACGTTAGACCACATGGAATACCAGATGATAGGCTCAATTcgatcaattcatcacaaagtTCAGAGTCAACCATTTTCCCATTAAGGGAGCTTCCGTTCAGTTTGATTCTCTTTGGTTCTGGTTCTTGTGTTTTGTCGTTGTCGTTTTGACTGTTTTTTCTCGAACTAGAGGTTAAGTTCATTTCCATCTCTTGTAGCTTTGACCAGGTAGCCACTCGATCCAGGATGGACGCTAACTCGTAgctttgtgtgggtgtgaggttTGGGAGGGGGGCGGGTTCAACTTCCATGGTGACTCGATCTTCTCCTGATTGTCCCACAATGCTCACGGTGCTTTCCAACACACCAGCTAAACGGGGAGCCCCCTCTCGTTTGATTAGCGCAAATGCCGTGTGCGTGGAGCCACTGTAGACGGTGCCCAGcgatgtgggtgtggtttcaagAAGGGAAAATCCCTCAGGAGGGGACCATTGTAGGGAGGAGTCGGATACATAGGGCTCCAGACTGTCTCTCAGCACTTCCATTACCTGAAGGGAATTCATTAATAGTGCCGGATAGACCTCAAAGATCAAACATAATATACATCAAAGGCTGGAACCTAATGTAACTATGGCACTGCAATGAATTCTACAACCTGTGGCAGCACTGTTACTACATAccatatattattataatacccAAGAGAAACCACTAAAGCGCATGGGATAGCTACTATATCTCACTTTTGTCTGCAATATCTCTGTGTTTCTGAGCAGTACACACCGACCACCAGAGGCAGCTGCGATGCCTGTCACCagctctgtacacacatcagGCCCTATACCAAATGTGTGACACCTGCATGTAGAGAACAACCACATCAAACAACTAGTATAACTCATTTATAgaatatctatataattatactctccgATTATGTAAGCAATACTTGTATGTGCTTGCAGAGGGCTCTCTATAGTGGTGTCTAATTTCCCACACTGTTTATAGTAGGCCTGAGGGTATTACTATGGCtgcctcctcacacacacaccagctaACATGTCTACACAGAGTAGCTATGGCTATGCCTGTAGCTCAACACCAAGTGTACAACCGTGCATGGATAAGCCCACTCTTAGTAACAGCAGATCAAAGCAGTTTAGGCCGAGGGCGCACCTTCCGTTTGCTGGTGGACATGATAATCCATGTTGCTACACAACTATGCAGGAGACCCGACACTTTGAAGATCATTTGCAAATTAAATTTGGAGCACGTCAACTTGGTACGCTGCCAGACAACTGGCACTATTGAATCAGAACTGTAGCCTTAGGCTAACATGTGTTTAATTTCAACTGAACTTGACAGGTTCAAGTATGCAACCCTACCCAGTCACCTTGCAATACATCTATAGTGCTAACAATCAAATAACAACTTCAGACAGACCATTATGTTAGTCAGCCAGTCACTGACAACAAAGGAGAGCATGAATGAGTTTGGAGATGGGTGGGACAGAGGGACAGACAAAAGCCACTGCATTATAGGAGAGTATTCATGGCCTCTGAATACTCTCAGACAATGTTAGCAGACACACAGGTAGGCTAACTAGTCACTCTGGCAGACTCCACACCTGGGAACTAGCTGCTAACATAGACCAAACAATAGTGTCATTGTGTACTAGCTTGTCAGGGTGCATGGGCAGAAATAATGTACATTTTGCATCACAggatgcatgtacagtacaagtataatattattatgaagaTTGTACACACACTTAAATGTAGCCTCAAAGACAGTGTACAAGAGAGTATATAGTTTAGACCAAACAATCAAGTAGAAACCACTGACATTACAGGAGAACCCattcacactacacacacacagtgacacactgTAGCTCAATACACATATAAGCTTGTTTTGTCTGGCCTAATCAGAAGACATGCAGCTTGAATGCAAGCAGTGTTTACCCAACAAAAGATGCCTCTCTCATTCCAAGACACCAGGAAGTCAGAGCTTTGGAAGGCAGTTAACACTTGACACCATAATTTCAAAGGGCCAATGCAGTAAGATTGTGCAACTCTACAAATTAACCATCTCTCTCCCACTAACCAGTACATTGTGGTATGTCTAGACAGATCTCTAGTTAGCAAATTAGGTTATACACCTGGGGCAATTCTCAGGCCCACAGAGATCAGGTATTATAATATCACCATGGGCAACTAGCTAACAGGGACTCTCCTCCATATTACACAACAATTTATCATGCATGAAACTTGATAGCtaaatcaacaataattatctgtgtacatgttataaCAAGCAAAATACACAGTAGGTAAACAATAAAAGTTATCTGCTGCCTATAAGGATACAGCTAGCTGTGGACACAACATACTGAGCATTGTTACCACTCAAAATAATCATTTCAGACACAAGAATTCGCCCTAGGTGAAAATGAGGTGAAAATATGCTAATGGCCTTGCTAAAATGGGACTATTTGCATACAGTACATATCACAGTGGTTCTGCTACAAGCACAGCAGCTGACCACGTGTGTGTTTATATTAACAGCCTCCCCAATACAGACTCAGTATGTGGGCAGTTAGTTGACAACTCAGAGGGTATCAAGTTTCAAAAACCACTCGTGTAAATATGTCATGGGATGTCTGGGTATGATACATTTCTGTGTGTTGATACACTGAAGAATGCAACAGACAATGTGACTGATATACGGTCATTACACACCGCCTGCCAGCAATTAGGGAGGCCATTAGACCCTCTACAAGCAAATTAGTAGAAGCAAAAGGCAGTCTAAACTGTCTAACCATGCTTGCACACATTTGACTGACTGTCTATTATAATTAGTCGTGCATGGACTGTATACAGAGCCAGGGTAAACAGATTGACCGTGTACCCAATACATGTCTACCACTGCATTTAATCAAATACTCCTCCTGACACTCCTTGGCCTAAATTAGAGTTATGGCTTGGGCATTGAGCTAAACACAACCATTTGCATAGCTCCACTGCATGGGCTAATTGATGAGTTGTCTAGACCAAGCTGCCCCATGCTTCCCACTATATACTGCCGCTAGCCCTCCCCCACTCCCCCAGTTGCCTCCCTCTTGGTGCCTGGCTCAATTAAGATGAAGCAGACAGTTGCTAAGGCTTTCAATACAACCGCCAGACAGTTACCTAACCACAGGCTATGGCTATAGAAACCACTCACTTAGGTATTCAATATGCAAGGCAAGACAAGACAGTTACATCACACCAGCCAGTACATCCCATTCTTCAGGGCATAACTATcacgcacatacacatacacatacgaGGTCTTATACTGATGAAAGCAGTTTAAAATTGTTATCTTTACGAGTAGAACTTTGTGCTGAACACAACCgcacaccatgcatgcatggaactGTCTTCTACAGTCAAGGGAAGAATGGCTTCTTAGAGCTATCAAATGTCTCTAATCAATGGTGGACATGGCTTCAACACAATGAACACACAGACATCAGATATTGGAAGTAAGCACACAGTCTGTCTATGAGATTATGTGGTTGGATAAACTACTTACACAGCTACACAGGCAGTACACCCACTGGCAGTACTACCCATCAGTGCATGGCAGTACTCACTAGTGCATGGCAGTACAGAAAATGAATGCACACTCCCTCACACTGAAACAGAGAAGTCCTATCTAAGTATATCCCAAACAGAAACCTAAAGCTACTTATCTCAAGGGAAAACACGCACACTGAAATAACTAACATACAATCTTCTCACCTAGCTTGATGTCTGTTCTTCCGGACTGTGTGCAGAACATGTGCAGTGTTGTTCACTCCTCCGTCAGTCACGATGAAGATCTGTCTGGCCAGGCTCCCGCACTTCCCCTGCTTGAAGATCCATCGCAGCGGGTCCAGCAGCTCGGTCCCTCCAAGGGTGGCTTGAATCTCGTTAGCAAACTTAATAGCCTTCTCCACCGACCACTTTGTGTACTCTGAACTTGTGTGAAATAGGTGTCTGAAATTGGATCCGAATGCGATAACGTTGAAGTAGGACCCCGTTGGCAGACTCTTGATACACGTGATAAGAGTATCAGACGCTGATTGGATATTGCTGCCGCTCATACTGCCACTGCAGTCCACCACAAATATGAACTCTGATGGATGAAGTTTCTTGTCTTTCACAGAGGCTGGGAACACATTGGGGGTTAGACAACTGTTCAGCATCATTAAACCATCGCATCTCAAGTTAAAATCAGGTTTTTTACAACCTCCCCTGGTCTTGGTAGCGTCTTGGGGGTAGGAAATAGAGCAGCAACTTGATGGCGAGGGTGCTGTGGCCAACTGCACTTTTAACCCCGTAGCCTTGTCGGAGTATTGCTTGCATTCGTACAGGATCTCAACCACACAGGGGCCAGCGAGATAGTTCCATCGAAAATCGTCAGAATCGGAGGAGATGTGTAACGGTGTCACGTCTTCAATGGGTAGTGTGGCAGCTAAACTAACGTTGTAGCAGAGGTGGTGGGTGGGTAGTTTATTGGTGAAGACGTATTGTAGCGAATCCGGGGAACTGGGGAGGGTGAATTTAAGTACAAATTCTAATCGTATTTCCAGCATTGTTCCAGCCTTGACTTCGCCCAAATGCAAAAGTAGATCCTCTGCAGAAATAGCTCCAGCGTGCAACGTGAGTGTGGATGCATGCAGTTCCTTTGTGAGGGCCAAGGTTGGTAGGGCCCCATCGCTGGTGGTCAGCTTCGAAACACTGAATGTTAGACAGTTCTGCTTTCCAGTCAATTCAGTCGACAACACTTGGCATTTAGTGACTCTGAGGTGTTGCCTGGTGCTGTCTCTGTGAGCTAGGAGTGAGGATACACAGAATACTAGACATTGTTCATCTTTGTCAATTGAGTATGAGCAGCTGGCCTTTCCACAGCCAACCTGAGCAATGGTTCTGATATTCAGATCGATTTTCTTAGCAATGATTGGATCTTGATTGACTCTTTCTTTCTTGTCCAAGGTAGACCGAAGTAGCAAGCTTGAGAGCATCTTGATGTGCAGCTGATACTTCTGTTAGACTATTATTAACTGTACTGGTCGCTAGTGAAAACATTCCCAGCTCATAAAGCACCCACTACTTTATGGTCAGACAACTGAGACAACACAATCAATGAATATCTAATTACTATGTCTGGAATTGTGTGTTGATGTCTGGAGTGCAAATATCATCCACTCAGCACATGTGCCACTGTCTTGTGCATTACATAAGGTGGTGGTTTGTCATTTTACATTTGTTTACGTGATTACCAAATATCCTGTACTTTGCATGTTGTgacaataaaaaaaaacacTGTTCTTAGCGAAAAATGATGAAAAATGACCTATACTCCTAGTAACTTTTATGAAGCAACGTATTTTTACAAGGTCTTTTACAGGAGATATGAAAGTCCAGCAGATAACATtgagtgtgtgcagtgtgcagtGGTCAATTACATGATGTATAATGTTGTTTACAAAAGTcatgattagcctcgattccaagccgcaaGGAAAAGGTCTTGAATCGAGGCTTATAGGCATAACATCATTTTCAAGAAGGAGGggtttgcgcatgctcagttcaTTCTGACCTTCTCAAAAAGTGGGTGAATCAGCCATTTTCAGTTTAGCTTCTTTACTATCTACCAAGCCTCAAGTCTCTCCTGTTGTACTTCACAAAACCGACAAAAATGGATCAAAGCTTAGACGAGATTATTACTGCCAAGAGGAGAGGTCGCGGGCGTGGAAATAGGGGTGGAAGATTCAGAGGGGGTCGCGGGGGGCAAGGACTCAGTACCAACAACAGAGGCCGAAGTGGAGCTCCAGTGAGAAGGGGACGCGGCCGTGGAAGAGGAGGCTTCAACACAGTACGAGTTGTTCTACAATGTTTCGATTTGAGATTTGGTGCATTTTAAAAAAAGGGCAGCCATTTTGTCACCATGTGTGGCTAGGCACTAAGTAGAAAATGCCCCACATCACAAATAAAGTGATGGTAGTATAGGTTGATTGCACCCAATACGGGCCGTATGCCCCTTTCTATTCTGTGCTGTGATCGCTACATACCCATGGATCCATGGATTCATCAAGTCTCTGTGTCTATCGTCTTTGTGCTTTCTCCACCATCGACAGCTTGGCAATGGATACTCTGGTGGCAAATGGCAACACGATATGTTCCAAGGAGCGCCTGGCGGTGGCGGTATAGGTATAAGAACAGGAACGGCTGGAGGGCAAGGTGCCAAACTACTCATCTCCAACTTGGACTTTGGAGTCTCTGACAGTGAcatcaaggtgtgtgtgtgtgtggttagcTTGTGGTGTAACAcagtaggggggggggggagttacTAAGGATGTTCTTACGTAGCGTAAGCAGATTCACCTTTGATATCAACTGAGCTGGTGCTAGGTGTATAGAATGTACTTTTTGTTGTGTTTCCAATAACTCGTTATCGTTGTGCTTTTGCCTGTACAGGAGTTGTTTGCTGAGCTGGGCACAGTGATCAAGGCCATGGTACATTACGACAAGAGTGGGAGATCACAAGGCACTGCCAATGTCATCTACTCTCGCAACACTGATGCTATAAAGGCCATGAACAAGTACAACAATGTGCCACTGGATGGTGAGTCCGTTGCCACTAAGTAACACTTAGCCTAGGGCTTTTAGCAGCTTGCATTTGATAATTTAAGGCATTACTTTCTGTAGCATTTTACAGCATTCTAATGCGAAACTTACTCTAGAACATTCATTAGCCATGTGTCTTAGTCTCCTCCTTTGTGGTTTTGATTGTGTGTACTGATTGTGATTGACCTTGCTTGCCTTGTGTGTAGGACGTCCCATGGATATTCAACTGGTAAGTGGTACCACTCCCGGAGGGGGGATGGGGGGCACTCCGCGGAGGGGGCAGGGTCAGAGGGGACGAGGAGGATTCAGACAACAACAGCAGCAACAATTCAC contains these protein-coding regions:
- the LOC135351800 gene encoding uncharacterized protein LOC135351800 produces the protein MLSSLLLRSTLDKKERVNQDPIIAKKIDLNIRTIAQVGCGKASCSYSIDKDEQCLVFCVSSLLAHRDSTRQHLRVTKCQVLSTELTGKQNCLTFSVSKLTTSDGALPTLALTKELHASTLTLHAGAISAEDLLLHLGEVKAGTMLEIRLEFVLKFTLPSSPDSLQYVFTNKLPTHHLCYNVSLAATLPIEDVTPLHISSDSDDFRWNYLAGPCVVEILYECKQYSDKATGLKVQLATAPSPSSCCSISYPQDATKTRGGCKKPDFNLRCDGLMMLNSCLTPNVFPASVKDKKLHPSEFIFVVDCSGSMSGSNIQSASDTLITCIKSLPTGSYFNVIAFGSNFRHLFHTSSEYTKWSVEKAIKFANEIQATLGGTELLDPLRWIFKQGKCGSLARQIFIVTDGGVNNTAHVLHTVRKNRHQARCHTFGIGPDVCTELVTGIAAASGGRCVLLRNTEILQTKVMEVLRDSLEPYVSDSSLQWSPPEGFSLLETTPTSLGTVYSGSTHTAFALIKREGAPRLAGVLESTVSIVGQSGEDRVTMEVEPAPLPNLTPTQSYELASILDRVATWSKLQEMEMNLTSSSRKNSQNDNDKTQEPEPKRIKLNGSSLNGKMVDSELCDELIELSLSSGIPCGLTCFRGCGLVQQLLPPKPPTITSHTLTAKKTSSYSQKRLDQLRKMQSRNRKRQVGPLTTSAQPTTMCSMAINTFTTLGTTLKTMASSIGLVLPDPIEVHNGHRIDDHLQYHSQKKTTLHWDDTKGKLVYPSFYRTPVTNGTNGVKTPYVHSNGHRTTPSSESSSDDEDFISDTDSNSSMDPDWDDLRRPSELRPLIQMQLYSGAWPMVRPFSYAVGVPLDEVRKLIEKETKKSAVTGSEEESEKSNIWTTALAISCLEEYFPQFRAEWEVVGMKGQQWIEDNLCQETDMSAQEVYQVSRSLVARWR